The following proteins come from a genomic window of Flavobacteriaceae bacterium MAR_2010_188:
- a CDS encoding PPE-repeat protein: MKTFYSFFATFLLTFMVFSQGYELGLVQQSDYSFKVVAIPDFTSSGNTDISDVGFSISLPSGPADVINSSGLLGGRIWTVQEFDAAFLTGQGLGDGTLDVFQFNLPPGQTLLAHNVGEQIDLISFDVSNSPVSGEIELLSNSNPIVAASGGVLDAFYNSKIDGITTQDYFTAIAPSLSSYSFALASTDFVVNTTDDTVDDNPGDGICADINGNCSLRAALEESAIASDLNLITFNIPGTGVQTISLTATYNPIFNPVTIDASTQPGYSINNPLIIIDGNGFNFGFALLTNSSGSTIKGLVIGNFTLDAIDTESTNNHLIEENFLGINADGSTAFSNGRGLSLNNSSGTIVRNNLISGNTLIGLMIENGSNNNSIIGNKVGTNVAGTMAVPNNDNIVIASSPNNIIGGSNDPDRNIISGALDSSDQGEGININGAASTGNQVIGNYIGTDINGASSIQNAFAGILLIGGANANSILNNVIAGNYDATFNARNGVGIQIDGVGTDNNIIKGNLIGLNATGTSALPNRSGMDIQGGPNGTIIGGNGSGDGNIISGNNNSGIEIGNPFTENTNNNVIKGNLIGLNQAGNSAIPNLIGITLVFTNNTTIGGTDIGSRNFISGNTDGIRLFDSPNNTVLGNYIGLKPDGSVQSNTSRGIWIDGSNAAGNTIGGTTSGSQNIISGNGSYGIDISGSASSNTVAGNFIGTNLNGTAALPNGTGIRISSANSNTIGGNTVSARNIISGNGSNGILINGTSSTNNIFGNYVGTNASGSSSLPNANGITLSSGNHQTNIGGTTTNEGNLFSGNNQRGILLINSDNNNILNNKIGVQADGISALGNTSEGIFMYNASDGNTIGGLNSGEANTIAYNSRAVLIATGPPGSIQSINNKVSGNNIFANTSFGIDLEVTGITANDLNDTDTGSNNLQNFPVIVDDATFDGTEITLTYSVPSHPDNSAYPLQIEFFIDDGNRQGKEFLFVDEYTATEFTNGPNKTITLAIPAGSSFVTGDNILATATDKVGDAGNTSEFGAFVTVVDACTNPTTYYVDSDGDGFGVDNPETNIVDCTDPGSGYSTTPGDNCPNLSNPNQEPDADCDGVPTDIDCDDSDASITTTNTNDADCDGVPTDVDCDDSDASITTTNVNDADCDGVPTDIDCDDSDASITTTNVNDADCDGVPTDIDCDDSDASITTTNTNDADCDGVPTDIDCDDSDASITTTNTNDADCDGVPTDVDCDDSDASITTTNTNDADCDGVPTDIDCDDSDASITTTNTNDADCDGVPTGEDCDDSDPSITTTNTNDADCDGVPTDIDCDDSDASITTTNTNDADCDGVPTDVDCDDSDASITTTNVNDADCDGVPTDVDCDDSDPSITTTNTNDADCDGVPTDVDCDDSDASITTTNTNDADCDGVPTDVDCDDSDASITTTNTNDADCDGVIDSEDCGPNDATNTNSNVNDADCDGVPTGEDCDDSDPSITTTNTNDADCDGVPTDIDCDDSDASITTTNTNDADCDGVPTDVDCDDSDASITTTNVNDADCDGVPTDVDCDDSDPSITTTNTNDADCDGVPTDVDCDDSDASITTTNTNDADCDGVPTDVDCDDSDASITTTNTNDADCDGVPTDIDCDDSDASITTTNTNDADCDGVPTDVDCDDSDASITTTNVNDADCDGVPTDIDCDDSDASITTTNVNDADCDGVPTDIDCDDSDASITTTNTNDADCDGVPTDIDCDDSDASITTTNTNDADCDGVPTDVDCDDSDASITTTNTNDADCDGVPTDIDCDDSDASITTTNTNDADCDGVPTGEDCDDSDPSITTTNTNDADCDGVPTDIDCDDSDASITTTNTNDADCDGVPTDVDCDDSDASITTTNVNDADCDGVPTDVDCDDSDPSITTTNTNDADCDGVPTDVDCDDSDASITTTNTNDADCDGVPTDVDCDDNDASITTTNTNDADCDGVPTGEDCDDSDPSITTTNTNDADCDGVPTDIDCDDSDSSIYPGADDILDDGIDQDCDGQDATSETDFYGCTPGFWKNTEIWCGEYSQQMNFFQVFGITNTRGLGNLNDYSLQDALEERGGGYSKLARHATAALLNACSNGVNYPYTIEEIIAMVRDAFENGQKFDATYVGNRLDKANNLGCPLDNSNSFMEINVYPNPIKSDGIYIEFPLTSEPEIYTMSIFNSYGGLLLQGKAEISAQNNKYQWMFNHQTWDEGIYILRIETKKTYYQFKLIK; the protein is encoded by the coding sequence ATGAAAACCTTTTACTCATTTTTCGCTACATTTTTACTAACCTTTATGGTATTTTCCCAAGGCTATGAATTAGGCCTGGTTCAACAGTCCGACTACAGTTTTAAGGTGGTTGCCATCCCTGACTTTACCTCATCTGGAAATACCGATATCTCTGATGTGGGATTTAGCATTTCCTTACCTTCCGGACCCGCCGATGTAATCAATTCATCCGGTCTCTTGGGTGGTAGAATCTGGACCGTGCAAGAATTCGATGCTGCATTTTTAACAGGTCAGGGTTTGGGCGATGGTACTCTGGATGTATTTCAGTTTAACCTCCCTCCCGGCCAAACACTATTGGCGCATAATGTGGGGGAGCAAATAGATCTTATAAGTTTTGATGTGAGCAACTCGCCTGTTTCCGGAGAAATTGAACTGCTCTCAAATTCAAACCCTATTGTTGCAGCTTCAGGTGGGGTGCTTGATGCCTTCTACAATTCAAAAATAGACGGAATCACAACCCAAGATTATTTTACTGCTATCGCACCTTCCTTGAGCAGTTACAGTTTTGCTCTAGCATCAACAGATTTTGTTGTAAACACCACAGACGATACCGTAGATGATAATCCCGGGGATGGGATTTGCGCAGATATAAATGGCAATTGTTCTTTACGAGCCGCCCTTGAAGAATCAGCAATAGCGTCAGATTTAAATTTGATTACGTTCAATATACCTGGCACAGGAGTACAAACAATTTCGCTAACCGCCACATATAATCCCATTTTCAATCCCGTAACTATAGATGCCTCTACACAACCCGGGTACAGCATAAATAATCCTTTAATAATAATAGATGGAAACGGCTTTAATTTCGGATTTGCCCTGCTAACTAATTCTTCAGGTAGCACCATAAAAGGTTTGGTGATAGGTAATTTCACTTTGGATGCCATTGATACCGAAAGCACCAATAACCATCTCATAGAAGAGAATTTCTTGGGAATAAATGCCGATGGAAGTACGGCCTTCTCAAACGGTAGGGGCCTTAGCTTAAACAATAGTAGTGGCACTATTGTCCGTAATAATTTGATTTCCGGTAATACTCTAATTGGCTTGATGATTGAAAATGGCTCAAACAACAATTCGATAATAGGAAATAAGGTCGGCACAAATGTGGCAGGGACAATGGCCGTTCCCAATAATGACAATATTGTTATTGCCAGTTCTCCCAATAACATAATTGGCGGTTCGAATGATCCAGATCGAAATATTATCTCTGGAGCTTTGGATTCTAGTGATCAGGGAGAAGGTATAAATATCAATGGGGCTGCTTCTACTGGAAACCAAGTGATTGGTAACTATATTGGCACCGATATTAATGGCGCAAGTAGTATTCAAAATGCATTTGCGGGTATTCTACTTATTGGTGGTGCCAATGCCAATTCAATTTTAAACAATGTCATTGCTGGGAATTATGATGCAACCTTTAATGCCAGAAATGGAGTAGGTATTCAGATTGATGGTGTAGGTACAGATAACAACATTATAAAAGGCAACCTTATAGGGCTTAATGCCACAGGAACATCTGCTTTGCCAAATAGAAGTGGTATGGATATCCAAGGAGGACCCAACGGAACGATTATTGGCGGCAACGGCTCTGGAGATGGCAATATAATTTCTGGTAACAACAATTCCGGAATTGAAATTGGAAATCCTTTTACAGAAAATACAAATAATAACGTTATTAAAGGTAACCTTATAGGTTTAAATCAAGCTGGTAATTCTGCAATTCCAAATCTCATCGGTATCACGTTAGTTTTTACAAATAATACCACTATTGGAGGGACTGATATCGGTAGCAGAAATTTTATTTCAGGAAATACGGATGGCATACGTCTATTTGATTCACCCAATAATACAGTACTTGGAAACTACATTGGATTAAAACCTGATGGTTCTGTACAAAGTAATACATCTCGCGGTATATGGATTGATGGATCTAATGCTGCAGGCAATACAATTGGTGGCACAACTTCTGGTAGCCAAAATATTATTTCTGGAAATGGATCGTATGGAATAGATATTTCAGGAAGTGCCTCTTCAAATACTGTTGCTGGAAATTTTATCGGCACCAATTTAAATGGCACAGCTGCCTTGCCAAATGGTACAGGTATCCGTATTTCCAGTGCTAACTCTAATACTATAGGAGGCAATACTGTTAGTGCAAGAAACATAATTTCTGGAAATGGCAGCAATGGTATACTTATAAATGGCACTTCTTCAACAAATAACATTTTTGGTAATTACGTCGGAACTAATGCAAGTGGTTCCTCAAGTTTACCTAATGCAAATGGTATTACTTTAAGTAGTGGTAATCACCAAACAAACATTGGTGGAACTACAACCAACGAAGGAAACCTCTTTTCTGGAAACAACCAAAGAGGAATTTTATTAATCAATTCTGATAATAACAACATTTTAAACAATAAGATTGGCGTTCAAGCTGATGGAATCTCTGCTTTGGGGAATACAAGCGAAGGCATATTTATGTATAATGCCAGTGATGGAAATACAATTGGTGGTTTAAATTCTGGAGAGGCGAATACAATTGCTTATAACTCAAGGGCGGTACTCATAGCTACAGGACCTCCTGGGTCAATTCAATCTATTAACAATAAAGTTTCTGGAAACAACATATTTGCTAATACCAGTTTTGGTATTGATTTAGAAGTGACAGGTATTACGGCAAACGACCTAAACGATACCGATACTGGCTCTAATAACCTTCAAAACTTTCCTGTAATAGTTGATGATGCCACTTTCGATGGTACTGAAATTACTTTGACTTACTCCGTGCCTTCACATCCTGATAATTCTGCTTATCCTTTGCAGATTGAATTTTTTATAGATGATGGAAACCGCCAGGGGAAGGAGTTTTTATTCGTAGATGAATATACTGCAACTGAATTTACGAATGGCCCAAATAAGACAATAACGCTTGCCATTCCTGCGGGTAGTTCATTCGTCACTGGAGATAATATTTTAGCTACTGCTACAGATAAAGTTGGAGACGCTGGTAATACATCAGAGTTTGGAGCATTTGTAACGGTAGTAGATGCATGTACCAATCCAACCACATACTACGTGGACAGCGATGGTGATGGTTTTGGGGTTGATAATCCAGAAACTAATATAGTAGACTGTACCGATCCAGGTTCAGGCTATTCAACTACTCCAGGAGACAACTGTCCGAATTTATCAAATCCTAATCAAGAACCAGATGCCGATTGTGACGGTGTTCCAACAGATATTGATTGTGATGATAGTGATGCTTCAATAACAACAACTAATACCAACGATGCCGATTGTGACGGTGTTCCAACAGATGTTGATTGTGATGATAGCGATGCTTCAATAACAACAACTAATGTCAACGACGCCGATTGTGACGGTGTTCCAACAGATATTGATTGTGATGATAGTGATGCTTCAATAACAACAACTAATGTCAACGACGCCGATTGTGACGGTGTTCCAACAGATATTGATTGTGATGATAGTGATGCTTCAATAACAACAACTAATACCAACGATGCCGATTGTGATGGTGTTCCAACAGATATTGATTGTGATGATAGTGATGCTTCAATTACAACAACGAATACGAACGATGCCGATTGTGACGGTGTTCCAACAGATGTTGATTGTGATGATAGCGATGCTTCAATAACAACAACTAATACCAACGATGCCGATTGTGATGGTGTTCCAACAGATATTGATTGTGATGATAGTGATGCTTCAATTACAACAACGAATACGAACGATGCCGATTGTGATGGCGTTCCAACAGGTGAAGACTGTGATGATAGCGATCCTTCAATAACAACAACCAATACGAACGATGCCGATTGTGATGGTGTTCCAACAGATATTGATTGTGATGATAGTGATGCTTCAATAACAACAACTAATACCAACGATGCCGATTGTGACGGTGTTCCAACAGATGTTGATTGTGATGATAGTGATGCTTCAATAACAACAACTAATGTCAACGACGCCGATTGTGATGGCGTTCCAACAGATGTTGATTGTGATGATAGCGATCCTTCAATAACAACAACCAATACGAACGATGCCGATTGTGACGGTGTTCCAACAGATGTTGATTGTGATGATAGCGATGCTTCAATAACAACAACTAATACCAACGATGCCGATTGTGACGGTGTTCCAACAGATGTTGATTGTGATGATAGCGATGCTTCAATAACAACAACTAATACCAACGATGCCGATTGTGACGGTGTTATCGATTCAGAAGACTGTGGGCCGAACGATGCAACTAATACGAATTCAAACGTAAACGATGCCGATTGTGATGGCGTTCCAACAGGTGAAGACTGTGATGATAGCGATCCTTCAATTACGACAACCAATACGAACGATGCCGATTGTGATGGTGTTCCAACAGATATTGATTGTGATGATAGTGATGCTTCAATAACAACAACTAATACCAACGATGCCGATTGTGACGGTGTTCCAACAGATGTTGATTGTGATGATAGTGATGCTTCAATAACAACAACTAATGTCAACGACGCCGATTGTGATGGCGTTCCAACAGATGTTGATTGTGATGATAGCGATCCTTCAATAACAACAACCAATACGAACGATGCCGATTGTGACGGTGTTCCAACAGATGTTGATTGTGATGATAGCGATGCTTCAATAACAACAACTAATACCAACGATGCCGATTGTGACGGTGTTCCAACAGATGTTGATTGTGATGATAGCGATGCTTCAATAACAACAACCAATACGAACGATGCCGATTGTGATGGTGTTCCAACAGATATTGATTGTGATGATAGTGATGCTTCAATTACAACAACGAATACGAACGATGCCGATTGTGACGGTGTTCCAACAGATGTTGATTGTGATGATAGCGATGCTTCAATAACAACAACTAATGTCAACGACGCCGATTGTGACGGTGTTCCAACAGATATTGATTGTGATGATAGTGATGCTTCAATAACAACAACTAATGTCAACGACGCCGATTGTGACGGTGTTCCAACAGATATTGATTGTGATGATAGTGATGCTTCAATAACAACAACTAATACCAACGATGCCGATTGTGATGGTGTTCCAACAGATATTGATTGTGATGATAGTGATGCTTCAATTACAACAACGAATACGAACGATGCCGATTGTGACGGTGTTCCAACAGATGTTGATTGTGATGATAGCGATGCTTCAATAACAACAACTAATACCAACGATGCCGATTGTGATGGTGTTCCAACAGATATTGATTGTGATGATAGTGATGCTTCAATTACAACAACGAATACGAACGATGCCGATTGTGATGGCGTTCCAACAGGTGAAGACTGTGATGATAGCGATCCTTCAATAACAACAACCAATACGAACGATGCCGATTGTGATGGTGTTCCAACAGATATTGATTGTGATGATAGTGATGCTTCAATAACAACAACTAATACCAACGATGCCGATTGTGACGGTGTTCCAACAGATGTTGATTGTGATGATAGTGATGCTTCAATAACAACAACTAATGTCAACGACGCCGATTGTGATGGCGTTCCAACAGATGTTGATTGTGATGATAGCGATCCTTCAATAACAACAACCAATACGAACGATGCCGATTGTGACGGTGTTCCAACAGATGTTGATTGTGATGATAGCGATGCTTCAATAACAACAACTAATACCAACGATGCCGATTGTGACGGTGTTCCAACAGATGTTGATTGTGATGATAATGATGCTTCAATTACGACAACCAATACGAACGATGCCGATTGTGATGGCGTTCCAACAGGTGAAGACTGTGATGATAGCGATCCTTCAATTACGACAACCAATACGAACGATGCCGATTGTGACGGTGTTCCAACAGATATTGATTGTGACGACAGTGATAGTTCAATATATCCTGGAGCAGATGATATTCTAGATGATGGAATTGACCAAGATTGTGATGGTCAAGATGCCACTAGTGAAACTGACTTTTACGGTTGTACCCCAGGGTTCTGGAAAAATACCGAGATATGGTGTGGAGAATATTCACAGCAAATGAATTTCTTCCAAGTCTTTGGAATAACCAATACCAGAGGATTAGGGAATCTGAATGATTATAGCCTTCAAGATGCCCTGGAAGAACGTGGAGGTGGATATTCAAAATTAGCTAGACACGCTACTGCAGCCTTATTGAACGCTTGTTCTAATGGAGTAAATTATCCTTATACCATTGAGGAAATTATTGCAATGGTTAGGGATGCTTTCGAAAACGGACAAAAATTCGATGCCACATACGTAGGAAATCGTTTAGATAAGGCAAATAATCTAGGCTGTCCATTAGATAATTCTAATTCATTTATGGAAATCAATGTTTATCCGAATCCTATTAAATCAGACGGTATTTATATTGAATTCCCATTGACCTCAGAGCCGGAAATATATACGATGAGTATTTTTAATTCCTATGGCGGATTGCTATTACAAGGGAAAGCTGAAATTTCCGCTCAGAATAATAAATATCAGTGGATGTTTAACCATCAAACCTGGGATGAAGGAATCTATATTCTCAGGATTGAAACCAAGAAAACGTATTATCAATTTAAACTGATAAAATAA
- a CDS encoding Uncharacterized membrane protein — MNTQPTDIPTSDGKTIAVIAYLTIFGLIIAFVMNNDKQNHFAKYHTKQSLGLCLTGLAIGIIGFIPILGWIINLMGFITLLILWIIGLMNAVNGEKMPVPLLGKKYEEWLNNL, encoded by the coding sequence ATGAACACTCAACCCACAGACATACCGACATCAGATGGCAAAACGATAGCAGTTATTGCCTACCTGACAATCTTCGGATTAATCATAGCATTTGTAATGAATAATGACAAACAAAACCATTTTGCTAAATATCACACCAAACAGTCTTTAGGTCTTTGTCTAACCGGTTTGGCAATTGGTATAATCGGTTTTATACCAATCCTAGGTTGGATTATTAATTTAATGGGGTTTATAACCCTTTTAATTTTATGGATTATTGGCCTGATGAATGCCGTCAATGGAGAGAAAATGCCAGTACCCCTTTTAGGAAAGAAATATGAAGAGTGGTTAAATAATCTTTAA